In the Candidatus Deferrimicrobiaceae bacterium genome, one interval contains:
- the prfB gene encoding peptide chain release factor 2 translates to MSLASTISGATFEVDRKRARLNELEEAAAREGFWDSPEKAESFLKERKVLETFLAKWTEIANTLEDLRAYLELADESEDDSLAAEIEEHARSLADRLDDLEMERMLGGESDDRNAIMTIHAGAGGTESQDWAEMLLRMYTRFADRSGFEVEMVERQEGEEAGIKSVTFLVSGDHPYGYLKAESGVHRLVRISPFDANKRRHTSFASVFVSPEIDDDVQIQINDSDLKVDTLRSGGAGGQHVNKVESAVRITHEPSGVTVLCQQERSQHKNRAMAMKILRSKLYELEMRQRAEKAAEAHKTKKDIAWGSQIRSYVLAPYRMVKDHRTGHETGNVDAVLDGDIMELIRKYLLSASAEGEQRSA, encoded by the coding sequence TTGAGTCTCGCGTCAACGATCTCAGGGGCTACCTTTGAGGTAGACCGCAAGAGGGCCCGCCTGAACGAACTCGAGGAAGCCGCGGCCAGGGAAGGATTCTGGGATTCCCCCGAAAAGGCGGAGTCTTTCCTGAAGGAGCGGAAAGTTCTCGAGACATTCCTCGCGAAATGGACCGAGATTGCAAACACCCTGGAGGACCTCCGCGCATACCTCGAGCTGGCCGACGAGTCGGAGGATGACTCCCTCGCCGCCGAGATCGAGGAACATGCCCGTTCCTTGGCGGACCGCCTCGACGATCTGGAGATGGAACGGATGCTCGGCGGGGAGAGCGACGACCGGAACGCCATCATGACGATCCATGCCGGCGCCGGGGGAACGGAGTCCCAGGACTGGGCGGAGATGCTTCTCCGGATGTACACCCGATTCGCCGACCGGAGCGGGTTCGAGGTCGAAATGGTCGAGCGGCAGGAGGGGGAGGAGGCCGGGATCAAGAGCGTGACATTCCTCGTGTCCGGTGACCACCCGTACGGATACCTGAAGGCGGAAAGCGGCGTGCACCGGCTCGTGCGCATCTCCCCGTTCGACGCGAACAAGCGGCGCCACACGTCGTTCGCCTCGGTCTTCGTCTCTCCCGAGATCGACGACGACGTCCAGATCCAGATCAACGATTCGGACCTGAAAGTCGACACCCTCCGGTCGGGAGGGGCGGGGGGGCAGCACGTGAACAAGGTCGAGTCCGCGGTCCGGATCACCCACGAGCCGAGCGGGGTCACGGTGTTGTGCCAGCAGGAGCGGTCCCAGCACAAGAACCGGGCCATGGCGATGAAGATCCTCCGGTCGAAACTGTACGAGCTCGAAATGCGCCAGAGGGCGGAAAAGGCCGCGGAAGCGCACAAGACCAAGAAAGACATCGCCTGGGGGTCCCAGATCCGGTCGTACGTCCTTGCCCCGTACCGCATGGTGAAGGACCACCGGACGGGGCACGAAACGGGAAACGTGGACGCCGTCCTCGACGGCGACATCATGGAACTCATCCGGAAATACCTTCTTTCCGCGAGTGCGGAAGGGGAGCAACGGTCCGCATAA
- the lnt gene encoding apolipoprotein N-acyltransferase: MKGEFSGGDAFDFPFPVAAFSGTAALCAAFAALYALGMPGYDVPGLPFACLVPLLILSTSSGNARQAARRGFVAGTLGNLLLMYWIAYTVAVQGNLGWALGSLSALLVSAYLGVYVSVAAAIAHRLRRRFGIAGLWVFPAAWVCVEYLRAVLFTGFPWLLLGYSLSGHSFLRQAADLAGVYGLGFLLATANVCLYRAGAEAARGKRRGVLVHLAGAAAVAAFLFAYGASGKGPEDAESNGETVRVGIAQGGIDQSVKWSPSHQKKTLAIYGDLTKEAREKGAEVVVWPETAAPFFYGWEPEMSAVVDAAAMENRIPIIFGAPWFDPSAGGKYYNSVFHLDERGIANGRYDKRHLVPFGEYIPLKRLLFFLRKLTAGEEDFSAGVGPALFTVRGEPVGASVCYEAVFPEIIRDSVREGARWLVNVTNDAWFGDTVAPHQHLAMARMRTVEFRRPMVRAANSGVSAVIDERGEVVARLGLFRKGTLVAQIHPRREETTYAKTGDLFAISCTIIAFLILIIPGRETDGRRSPGRKDRRA; encoded by the coding sequence TTGAAGGGCGAATTTTCCGGGGGCGACGCGTTCGACTTCCCTTTTCCGGTGGCCGCGTTTTCCGGAACGGCGGCACTCTGCGCAGCCTTCGCCGCCCTGTACGCGCTGGGGATGCCCGGATACGACGTTCCGGGGCTTCCGTTTGCGTGCCTCGTGCCGCTCCTGATCCTGTCCACCTCCTCCGGTAACGCCCGCCAGGCCGCGCGCAGGGGGTTTGTCGCGGGCACCCTCGGCAATCTGCTCCTCATGTATTGGATCGCCTACACGGTGGCCGTGCAAGGGAATCTGGGATGGGCTCTGGGGTCGCTTTCCGCCCTGCTGGTCTCGGCCTATCTCGGGGTCTACGTATCCGTCGCCGCGGCGATTGCCCACCGGCTTCGCAGACGCTTCGGCATCGCAGGTCTATGGGTGTTTCCCGCGGCATGGGTGTGCGTCGAGTACCTGAGGGCCGTCCTGTTCACCGGGTTCCCCTGGCTTCTTTTGGGGTACAGTCTCTCCGGCCATTCCTTCCTCCGCCAGGCAGCCGACCTGGCGGGCGTCTACGGACTGGGATTCCTCCTGGCGACGGCGAACGTATGTCTGTACCGGGCAGGGGCGGAGGCTGCCCGCGGGAAACGCAGGGGAGTTCTCGTGCATCTCGCCGGCGCGGCCGCGGTCGCCGCGTTTCTCTTCGCGTACGGCGCCTCGGGAAAGGGGCCGGAGGATGCGGAATCGAACGGGGAGACCGTCCGGGTCGGGATTGCACAGGGGGGGATCGATCAGTCGGTCAAGTGGTCCCCCTCGCACCAGAAGAAGACGCTTGCAATATACGGGGACCTGACAAAGGAGGCGAGGGAAAAGGGCGCCGAGGTGGTCGTTTGGCCGGAGACGGCCGCGCCGTTTTTCTACGGATGGGAACCGGAGATGAGCGCAGTGGTGGATGCCGCGGCGATGGAGAACCGGATACCGATCATCTTCGGCGCTCCCTGGTTCGACCCCTCCGCGGGGGGAAAGTATTACAACAGCGTGTTCCACCTTGATGAAAGAGGGATCGCCAACGGTCGGTACGACAAGAGGCATCTCGTTCCGTTCGGGGAATACATTCCTCTCAAGCGCCTTCTCTTCTTCCTCCGGAAACTGACGGCGGGGGAGGAGGATTTTTCCGCCGGGGTCGGGCCGGCCTTGTTCACCGTGCGGGGGGAACCCGTCGGGGCCTCCGTCTGCTACGAGGCGGTCTTCCCGGAAATCATCCGGGATAGCGTCCGGGAGGGCGCCCGGTGGCTGGTGAACGTCACCAACGACGCCTGGTTCGGGGACACGGTCGCCCCCCATCAGCACCTCGCCATGGCGAGGATGAGGACGGTCGAGTTCCGAAGGCCGATGGTGCGCGCCGCGAACTCGGGCGTAAGCGCGGTGATCGACGAGAGGGGGGAGGTGGTGGCCCGGCTGGGGCTTTTCCGCAAAGGGACGCTGGTGGCGCAAATCCACCCGCGAAGGGAAGAGACGACATACGCGAAAACGGGGGATCTATTCGCAATTTCATGTACTATAATAGCTTTTTTAATCCTGATCATTCCCGGGAGAGAAACCGATGGCCGTAGGAGTCCTGGCAGAAAAGACCGCCGTGCTTGA
- a CDS encoding HDIG domain-containing protein — MGLFSAAVFVVLFYLWGEELLPRAAGRYGKMFPFVGAVALTLAVALFLTEWFGFAGREVRKVRLAARDFLFLCSLALALFFLAKTVMDVLPAGFSAWGGAFPSHLYVYLIPLPAFAMVVRVLLNSEVAILFTVAASVLSAAAAQGRWSTLLFLLLAGTAGASRSGRIPDRYRMLWAGVLTSAVCALAAVSLEFAFYGESGIVWAGIFGVVSGLVAGPIALAILPVAEYAFGYTSDIRLMELGSTGHPLLRRLMIEAPGTFHHSVVVGTLAEAGAEAIGANPLLCRVAALFHDVGKIAKPEYFSENQVGAGNIHDTLTPGMSRLVILNHVKEGVRLANEHRLGERIAEIISQHHGTSLLYFFLDKAQPMIRERKASEESFRYPGPRPRTREAAIIMLADAAEAASRSLRNPSPEEIEETVTRIVNRAYLDGQLNECDMTLRDLHAVGTSFSRVLSAVSHTRVEYPKTPASGRP, encoded by the coding sequence TTGGGGCTGTTCTCCGCGGCGGTGTTCGTTGTCCTCTTCTACCTGTGGGGGGAGGAGCTGCTTCCCCGCGCGGCCGGGCGGTACGGGAAGATGTTCCCCTTCGTCGGTGCGGTGGCCCTGACCCTGGCGGTCGCCCTCTTTCTGACGGAATGGTTCGGGTTCGCGGGGCGGGAGGTCCGGAAGGTTCGGCTGGCCGCGAGGGATTTCCTTTTCCTTTGCTCGCTGGCGCTGGCCCTTTTCTTCCTCGCGAAAACGGTGATGGATGTTCTTCCCGCCGGTTTTTCCGCCTGGGGAGGAGCCTTCCCGTCGCACCTCTACGTCTACCTCATCCCGTTGCCCGCCTTCGCCATGGTGGTCCGGGTCCTCCTGAATTCGGAGGTGGCGATCCTGTTCACGGTCGCCGCTTCCGTGCTTTCCGCCGCCGCCGCCCAGGGGAGGTGGTCGACCCTCCTCTTTCTGCTCCTCGCCGGGACGGCGGGGGCCTCCCGGTCGGGGCGGATTCCGGACCGATACCGGATGCTCTGGGCGGGGGTCCTCACTTCCGCCGTGTGCGCCCTTGCCGCCGTCTCGCTCGAGTTCGCCTTTTACGGGGAATCCGGAATCGTATGGGCGGGGATCTTCGGGGTTGTGAGCGGGCTGGTCGCCGGCCCGATCGCCCTCGCCATCCTCCCGGTGGCCGAATACGCCTTCGGATACACGAGCGACATCCGTCTCATGGAACTGGGGAGCACCGGGCATCCCCTCCTGCGGCGCCTCATGATCGAGGCTCCCGGGACGTTCCACCACAGCGTCGTGGTGGGGACCCTCGCCGAGGCGGGCGCCGAGGCGATCGGCGCCAACCCCCTCCTGTGCCGGGTGGCGGCGTTGTTTCACGACGTGGGGAAGATCGCGAAGCCCGAATATTTCTCCGAAAACCAGGTCGGCGCGGGGAATATTCACGATACTCTCACCCCGGGAATGAGCCGGCTCGTCATCCTCAACCACGTAAAGGAGGGGGTCCGCCTCGCCAACGAGCACCGGCTCGGGGAGCGAATCGCCGAGATCATCTCCCAGCACCACGGCACCAGTCTCCTCTACTTTTTCCTGGACAAGGCGCAGCCCATGATCCGGGAGCGGAAGGCGTCCGAGGAGAGTTTCCGCTACCCGGGTCCCCGGCCCAGAACGCGCGAGGCCGCCATCATCATGCTCGCGGATGCCGCCGAAGCCGCCAGCCGGAGCCTCCGGAACCCTTCCCCCGAGGAGATCGAGGAGACGGTGACCCGCATCGTGAACCGGGCCTACCTCGACGGACAGCTCAACGAGTGCGACATGACGCTGCGCGACCTCCATGCGGTCGGAACATCCTTCAGCAGGGTCCTTTCCGCCGTTTCCCACACCCGCGTCGAATATCCGAAAACCCCCGCGAGCGGGAGACCGTGA
- the ybeY gene encoding rRNA maturation RNase YbeY: MSRGAQRYRISIRQHIRPAPFRGEVLRALVRRSLRFLHLSGANLRILVVGDEEMERWNREFLGRPGTTNVISFPEEDAGQGPSSRVAGDILLSAPACLSQTSDWPCSKEERVFFFIVHGVAHLLGHDHEKGRVEAARMRREEIRVYRSCLKEGRSPI; this comes from the coding sequence GTGAGCCGGGGGGCGCAAAGGTACCGGATCAGCATCCGGCAGCACATCCGGCCGGCCCCCTTTCGCGGCGAGGTTCTCCGCGCCCTTGTCCGGCGGTCCCTCCGTTTCCTGCATCTGTCCGGGGCGAACTTGAGGATCCTCGTGGTGGGGGACGAGGAGATGGAGCGTTGGAACCGGGAATTCCTCGGACGGCCGGGGACGACGAACGTAATCTCGTTTCCCGAGGAAGACGCCGGGCAAGGGCCTTCTTCCCGGGTCGCGGGGGACATCCTCCTTTCCGCGCCCGCCTGCCTCTCGCAGACCAGCGACTGGCCATGCTCGAAGGAGGAGAGGGTCTTCTTCTTCATCGTCCACGGAGTGGCGCACCTTTTGGGGCACGATCACGAAAAGGGAAGGGTCGAGGCGGCCAGGATGCGCAGGGAGGAAATCCGCGTGTACCGCTCCTGCCTGAAAGAGGGGAGAAGCCCCATTTGA